In a single window of the Planctomycetia bacterium genome:
- the glmM gene encoding phosphoglucosamine mutase: MALMMSVSGVRGLIGETMTPELAASMGAAFGTFLDGGAVVLGMDSRPSGEMVKGAVESGLLAVGCNVVELGIATTPGVALMVSELNAKGGIVITASHNPIVWNGIKFLVAPGRAPSARTAEEIFSIYRSKRTRFADVENIGRMERDLSTNDRHVAKVMRTLDMAAIRRRQLHVVLDSVNGAGGASGRMLLERLDCRVEHMNAEPNGRFAHTPEPTAENLVSLCEAVKASGADIGFAQDPDADRLAIVDNTGRYIGEEYTLALAAKYIFSKTPGAAATNLSTSRMIDDIAAKAGRGCVVHRTAVGEANVVDAITAHRCVIGGEGNGGVIDPRITLVRDSLSSMGMVLSLLAEDWRPLAAIVDEMPSYTMIKQKYDLSPQQTRDWLDHIQRNFADQRISNVDGVRIDWPEGWVHVRPSNTEPIARLIAEAQDETTGKALAKRVADLR, from the coding sequence ATGGCCTTGATGATGAGCGTTTCCGGGGTCCGTGGGCTGATTGGCGAGACCATGACGCCCGAGCTCGCCGCGAGCATGGGAGCGGCGTTCGGCACGTTTCTCGACGGCGGCGCCGTGGTTCTCGGCATGGACTCCCGGCCGTCCGGTGAGATGGTCAAGGGCGCCGTTGAAAGCGGCTTGCTCGCCGTCGGCTGTAACGTCGTCGAACTTGGCATCGCCACCACGCCCGGCGTCGCCCTGATGGTCAGCGAACTCAACGCCAAGGGCGGGATCGTCATCACCGCCAGCCATAATCCGATCGTCTGGAACGGAATCAAGTTTCTCGTCGCCCCCGGCCGCGCCCCGTCCGCCAGGACCGCCGAAGAAATCTTCTCAATCTACCGCTCGAAGCGAACGCGCTTCGCCGATGTCGAGAACATCGGCCGAATGGAACGCGACTTAAGTACCAACGATCGCCATGTGGCCAAGGTGATGCGCACACTCGACATGGCCGCCATCAGGCGTCGACAGCTCCACGTCGTCCTCGACAGCGTCAATGGGGCCGGCGGCGCCAGCGGTCGAATGCTGCTGGAGCGGCTGGACTGCCGGGTCGAGCACATGAACGCCGAACCGAACGGCCGCTTTGCGCACACGCCCGAGCCGACGGCGGAAAACCTCGTCAGCCTGTGCGAAGCGGTCAAGGCGAGCGGCGCGGACATCGGCTTCGCCCAGGACCCGGACGCCGATCGACTGGCCATCGTCGACAACACCGGCCGCTACATCGGCGAGGAATACACCCTGGCCCTGGCTGCAAAATACATTTTTTCAAAGACGCCGGGCGCCGCGGCGACGAATCTGTCGACCTCGCGGATGATCGACGACATCGCGGCGAAGGCGGGCAGGGGCTGCGTCGTTCATCGTACGGCCGTCGGCGAAGCAAACGTGGTCGACGCGATTACGGCTCATCGCTGTGTCATCGGCGGCGAGGGCAACGGCGGCGTGATTGACCCGCGCATCACGCTTGTGAGAGACAGTCTCTCATCCATGGGAATGGTGCTGAGCCTGCTTGCCGAGGATTGGCGGCCCCTCGCCGCGATCGTCGATGAGATGCCGAGCTACACGATGATCAAGCAGAAGTACGACCTTTCGCCCCAGCAGACGCGGGACTGGCTCGATCACATCCAGCGCAACTTCGCCGACCAGCGGATCAGCAATGTCGACGGCGTGCGCATCGATTGGCCGGAGGGCTGGGTGCATGTCCGCCCGTCAAACACCGAACCGATCGCCCGCCTGATCGCCGAAGCGCAAGATGAAACCACCGGCAAGGCCCTGGCCAAACGCGTCGCGGACTTGAGATAG